A single window of Flavobacterium aestivum DNA harbors:
- a CDS encoding acetyl-CoA carboxylase biotin carboxyl carrier protein subunit has protein sequence MSANYKVNVNDTFQFDFEKESISQLDAIPTGVNEFHVLHQNTPYKAEIIASDFNQKSYTVKVNNTNYTVAISNPLDILIKEMGFEVGLTKQVNAIKAPMPGLILEISVVVGQTVKENDNLIILGAMKMENSFLSPRDGVIKSISVSTGDAVDKGQLLIEFE, from the coding sequence ATGAGTGCTAATTACAAAGTAAATGTAAATGATACTTTTCAGTTTGATTTTGAAAAGGAAAGTATTTCTCAACTGGATGCAATACCTACGGGAGTAAATGAATTTCATGTACTGCATCAAAACACACCTTATAAAGCAGAAATCATCGCTTCGGATTTCAATCAAAAAAGCTATACGGTTAAGGTAAACAATACCAATTATACGGTAGCTATTTCTAATCCTTTGGATATTTTGATTAAGGAGATGGGGTTTGAAGTTGGGTTGACTAAACAAGTTAATGCAATTAAGGCACCTATGCCTGGATTAATTTTGGAGATTAGCGTTGTTGTTGGGCAAACCGTAAAAGAAAATGATAACTTAATCATCTTGGGTGCCATGAAAATGGAGAACAGTTTTCTTTCACCACGTGATGGTGTGATAAAATCCATTTCGGTGAGTACGGGAGATGCAGTAGAC
- a CDS encoding B12-binding domain-containing radical SAM protein, producing MKTKLFLITPPFTQLNTPYPATAYIKGFLNTKNIESVQADLGIDVILKLFSKKGLIDLFQSNSQQPTTDNCKRIFALQDEYIKTIDPVIQFLQGKNPTLALQICQEDFLPEASRFAQLEELDWAFGTMGTQDKAKHLATLYLEDISDFIVECVDENFGFSRYAERLGRSANSFDELYEALQQEPTYIDSILISILKTKIEVIKPSLFLISVPFPGNLYSAFRCAQWVKENHPEIKISMGGGFPNTELRSLSDARVFEFFDFITLDDGETPIEELITNIENPDYNSYKRTFLLEDGKVVYKNNSTQPDYKQSQVGTPDYSDLLLDKYISVIEIVNPMHRMWSDGRWNKLTMAHGCYWGKCTFCDISLDYIKVYEPVAAGLLCDRMEEMIAQTGQNGFHFVDEAAPPALMRALALEILKRKLAVTWWTNIRFEKSFTGDLCLLLKASGCIAVSGGLEVASDRLLKLIDKGVTVEQVAKVTRNFTEAGIMVHAYLMYGYPTQTVQETVDSLEMVRQLFEEGVLQSGFWHQFAMTAHSPVGMFPEQFGAIKETEVIGTFANNDINYTDKTGIDHDKFSFGLKKSLFNFMHGICFDYELQEWFDFKIPKTKIGPDFIFDALQEENNFNTKPNAKIVWLGGKPTIEHFTKSKKGNSWEMMALTFHDKKESFAIQTAKSEGEWLIEMLQKISVSNAKTYSFQEIKADFETSLEDFELFWYSKPVNTLREFGLLVL from the coding sequence TTGAAAACCAAACTTTTCCTCATCACGCCCCCATTTACGCAACTGAATACACCGTATCCGGCAACTGCTTATATCAAAGGGTTTCTGAATACTAAAAATATCGAATCGGTTCAAGCGGATTTGGGTATTGATGTGATTTTGAAATTGTTTTCGAAGAAAGGTTTGATTGATTTGTTTCAATCTAATAGCCAACAACCCACAACCGATAACTGTAAACGTATTTTTGCTTTACAGGATGAATATATTAAAACCATTGATCCCGTAATTCAGTTTTTACAGGGGAAAAATCCAACGTTGGCACTCCAAATCTGTCAAGAAGATTTCTTGCCGGAAGCTTCGAGATTTGCACAGTTAGAAGAACTCGATTGGGCTTTCGGGACAATGGGAACACAGGACAAAGCCAAGCATTTGGCAACGTTGTATCTCGAAGATATTTCGGATTTTATTGTAGAATGCGTTGATGAAAACTTTGGCTTTAGCCGATATGCAGAACGTCTTGGCCGAAGCGCTAATTCTTTCGATGAATTATACGAAGCTTTACAGCAGGAACCAACGTATATCGATTCCATTTTAATTTCGATTTTAAAAACTAAAATTGAAGTTATAAAACCTTCACTGTTTTTAATTTCGGTTCCTTTCCCAGGGAATTTATATAGTGCATTTCGATGTGCACAATGGGTAAAAGAAAATCACCCTGAGATTAAGATTTCTATGGGAGGGGGTTTTCCTAATACCGAATTACGTTCGCTTTCGGATGCTCGCGTTTTTGAGTTTTTTGATTTTATTACTTTGGATGATGGTGAAACGCCAATTGAAGAACTAATTACCAATATTGAAAATCCGGATTACAATTCATATAAAAGAACTTTTCTGTTAGAAGACGGAAAAGTAGTGTATAAAAACAATTCCACTCAACCAGATTACAAACAATCTCAAGTGGGAACACCAGATTATTCAGATTTGCTTTTGGATAAATATATTTCGGTTATCGAAATCGTGAATCCGATGCATAGAATGTGGAGCGATGGTCGTTGGAATAAACTCACGATGGCGCATGGCTGTTATTGGGGGAAATGCACATTTTGTGATATTTCATTAGATTATATAAAAGTCTATGAACCCGTAGCTGCAGGTTTGCTTTGTGACCGAATGGAAGAAATGATTGCCCAAACGGGACAAAATGGTTTTCATTTTGTTGATGAAGCTGCTCCACCAGCTTTGATGCGAGCTTTGGCTCTTGAAATTTTAAAACGAAAACTGGCAGTTACTTGGTGGACCAATATTCGTTTCGAGAAAAGCTTCACAGGAGATTTATGTTTGTTACTAAAAGCTTCGGGGTGCATTGCAGTTTCTGGAGGTTTAGAAGTGGCTTCGGATCGATTATTGAAATTAATAGACAAAGGAGTTACGGTAGAACAAGTAGCGAAAGTTACACGGAACTTTACCGAAGCCGGCATTATGGTGCATGCATATTTAATGTATGGTTACCCAACACAAACGGTGCAGGAAACTGTGGACAGTCTTGAAATGGTGCGTCAATTGTTCGAAGAAGGAGTATTGCAATCAGGGTTTTGGCATCAGTTTGCGATGACGGCACACAGTCCGGTGGGAATGTTCCCGGAGCAATTTGGAGCTATAAAAGAAACGGAAGTCATAGGTACATTTGCTAATAACGATATTAATTATACAGACAAAACGGGAATCGACCACGATAAATTTAGTTTTGGACTTAAGAAATCGCTGTTCAATTTTATGCACGGCATTTGTTTTGACTATGAATTGCAGGAGTGGTTTGATTTTAAGATTCCGAAAACAAAAATTGGTCCCGATTTTATTTTTGATGCCCTACAAGAAGAAAATAATTTTAATACCAAACCTAACGCCAAAATTGTTTGGTTGGGAGGAAAACCTACTATTGAGCATTTCACCAAATCCAAGAAAGGAAATAGTTGGGAAATGATGGCTTTGACTTTTCACGACAAAAAAGAAAGTTTTGCGATTCAAACAGCAAAAAGTGAAGGCGAATGGCTTATTGAAATGCTTCAGAAAATCTCGGTTTCGAATGCTAAAACCTATTCTTTTCAAGAAATAAAAGCCGATTTTGAAACCAGTTTAGAGGATTTTGAATTGTTTTGGTATTCCAAACCGGTGAATACTTTGAGGGAATTCGGGTTGCTGGTTTTATAG
- a CDS encoding alpha/beta hydrolase family protein, translating into MKKAVFFLIAILTSFIMVGQEITGQWNGVLKVPGSQLRVVFNITKAENGYSSTLDSPDQGAKGIPFTKTSFENSILKLEIPNAQIVYEGMLNKDNNIVGNFVQRGQSFSLNLSKGKIEEKIVLRPQEPQKPYPYYSEEVAFENKTDKNVLAGTLTLPRKEGIFPAVILITGSGPENRDEEIFGHKPFLVLADYLTKKGIAVLRFDDRGVAKSTGDYKTATTLDFAHDVQSGVDYLKSRKEIDKNKIGLIGHSEGGVIAPIVAENSKDVGFIVLLAGTGIRGDKLMLLQKEKIEHQMGISENEIQKGQEKFKGAYDIILASTAADDLTTKINSYIKSQFGNKLDGEQTSALVAQLTSPWMVYFLKFDPATALEKVKCPVLALNGDKDLQVPADENLDAIKKAVAKGGNKKVTTKVLPNLNHLFQECKTGSPDEYKIIEQTFSPIALEEISKWILVQVK; encoded by the coding sequence ATGAAGAAAGCAGTATTTTTTTTAATAGCAATTCTAACCTCTTTTATTATGGTTGGGCAAGAAATTACGGGGCAATGGAATGGAGTTTTAAAAGTTCCGGGTAGTCAATTAAGAGTTGTATTCAATATCACTAAGGCGGAAAATGGTTATAGCTCAACATTGGATAGCCCTGATCAGGGAGCCAAAGGAATTCCGTTTACGAAAACCAGTTTTGAGAACTCAATTTTAAAACTAGAAATACCAAATGCTCAGATTGTTTATGAAGGAATGTTAAATAAGGATAATAATATAGTTGGTAATTTTGTGCAAAGAGGTCAATCTTTTTCTTTGAATTTGTCAAAAGGGAAAATCGAAGAAAAAATAGTCTTAAGACCACAAGAGCCACAAAAACCATATCCATACTATTCTGAAGAAGTTGCTTTCGAAAATAAAACGGATAAAAATGTTTTGGCAGGAACATTGACTTTACCTCGAAAAGAGGGCATTTTTCCAGCCGTAATTTTGATTACCGGCAGTGGTCCGGAGAACAGAGATGAAGAAATATTTGGACACAAACCTTTCCTCGTCTTAGCAGATTATTTGACTAAAAAAGGAATTGCAGTTTTACGATTTGACGATCGCGGAGTAGCAAAATCAACTGGAGACTATAAAACAGCAACCACATTGGATTTTGCCCACGATGTTCAATCCGGAGTTGATTATTTGAAAAGTAGAAAGGAAATTGACAAAAATAAAATTGGTTTAATTGGGCATAGTGAAGGTGGAGTAATTGCACCTATTGTTGCGGAGAATTCAAAGGATGTTGGTTTCATAGTGTTATTGGCTGGAACAGGAATTCGAGGAGATAAATTGATGCTTTTGCAAAAAGAAAAAATTGAGCATCAAATGGGAATTTCTGAAAATGAAATTCAAAAGGGGCAGGAAAAATTTAAGGGTGCTTATGATATAATTTTAGCTTCAACTGCTGCTGATGATTTAACAACTAAAATTAATAGTTATATCAAATCGCAATTTGGAAATAAATTGGACGGGGAACAAACAAGCGCATTAGTTGCCCAACTTACGAGTCCATGGATGGTTTATTTTCTGAAATTTGATCCTGCAACGGCTTTAGAGAAAGTGAAATGTCCAGTTCTGGCCTTAAACGGTGATAAAGATCTTCAAGTTCCCGCAGATGAAAATTTGGATGCGATTAAAAAAGCAGTTGCTAAAGGAGGAAATAAAAAAGTAACAACCAAAGTATTGCCTAATTTGAATCATCTGTTTCAAGAATGCAAGACAGGATCTCCTGACGAATATAAAATTATTGAACAGACATTTTCTCCAATAGCATTAGAGGAAATATCTAAATGGATTTTGGTTCAAGTCAAGTAA
- a CDS encoding SdpI family protein: MNSTFRKEIPIIGIMLMPFVYLAFIWNTLPAKVPTHWNYKGEIDHWGDKFSLIYLLLALLILSYGILFIIPKIDPKKRITLMGGKYYQFKFAFLLVMVILSFFILYVAKNQSFSTPNINFALIGILFVVLGNYFKVIQPNYFIGIRTPWTLENKEIWKLTHAFAGKLWFIGGLLIIVTSLTFSDQFMIYTFASVLGMMVIVPIVYSYIKFKKLEKKEQ; the protein is encoded by the coding sequence ATGAATTCAACTTTTAGAAAAGAGATTCCTATTATTGGAATTATGTTAATGCCTTTTGTTTATTTGGCTTTTATTTGGAATACATTGCCAGCAAAAGTTCCGACTCATTGGAATTATAAAGGTGAGATAGATCATTGGGGAGATAAATTTTCACTTATTTACCTGTTGTTGGCATTGCTTATTTTGTCCTATGGCATATTATTCATAATTCCTAAAATCGATCCTAAAAAGAGAATTACATTGATGGGAGGCAAGTACTATCAATTCAAATTTGCTTTTTTACTAGTGATGGTGATACTTTCTTTTTTTATTTTGTATGTAGCCAAAAATCAATCTTTTTCGACACCCAATATAAATTTTGCTCTTATTGGGATTTTGTTTGTAGTGTTAGGTAATTATTTCAAAGTCATACAACCCAATTATTTTATTGGAATTCGTACTCCGTGGACATTAGAAAATAAAGAAATTTGGAAATTAACCCATGCTTTTGCCGGTAAACTTTGGTTTATTGGAGGATTACTCATTATAGTCACATCATTAACTTTTTCGGATCAGTTTATGATTTACACTTTTGCTTCTGTTTTAGGTATGATGGTGATTGTTCCAATAGTGTACTCCTATATTAAGTTCAAGAAATTAGAGAAAAAGGAACAGTAG
- a CDS encoding autorepressor SdpR family transcription factor: MNDIFKALNDATRREILELLRTKDMSAGEIADQFNMSKPSISHHLDILKRADLITSEKSGQFIFYSINTTIMEDVLQWILTFKK; the protein is encoded by the coding sequence ATGAATGATATATTCAAAGCATTGAATGATGCCACGAGAAGAGAAATATTAGAACTTTTGAGAACAAAGGATATGTCAGCTGGGGAAATAGCAGATCAGTTCAATATGTCCAAACCAAGTATTTCTCATCATCTGGATATTTTAAAACGTGCCGATTTGATTACTTCCGAAAAATCGGGACAATTTATTTTCTATTCCATTAATACTACTATTATGGAAGATGTGCTACAATGGATTTTAACTTTTAAAAAATAA
- the prfH gene encoding peptide chain release factor H, translating to MEKIIQITSGRGPAECSWVVAQVLKTFIEEAKENNIKTTMLQRETGVENGTVETATILLENNDLNAFVNSWIGTIQWVGKSQFRKFHKRKNWFIGVFEIQKSSVMEVSENDIQYQAMRSSGAGGQHVNKVSSAVRATHIPTGISVVSMDSRSQHQNKKLATERLLQKFKEETVKQFKAEFQAQWMNQLEVQRGNPIRVFQGSDFKKQKQEKTNKQERQRLKREDYFDRE from the coding sequence ATGGAAAAAATAATTCAAATAACATCAGGTCGGGGCCCAGCTGAATGCAGCTGGGTTGTGGCTCAGGTTTTGAAAACCTTTATCGAAGAAGCAAAAGAAAATAATATAAAAACAACTATGCTTCAAAGAGAAACTGGAGTTGAAAACGGAACTGTAGAAACCGCAACAATTTTACTTGAAAACAATGATTTGAATGCGTTTGTCAATTCTTGGATTGGAACAATTCAATGGGTTGGAAAAAGTCAGTTTAGGAAATTTCATAAACGGAAAAATTGGTTCATTGGAGTTTTTGAGATTCAAAAATCATCAGTAATGGAGGTTTCCGAAAATGATATCCAATATCAGGCTATGCGAAGCTCTGGTGCCGGAGGACAGCATGTAAATAAAGTAAGTTCGGCAGTAAGAGCTACACATATTCCGACTGGAATTAGCGTGGTTTCGATGGATTCGCGTTCGCAGCATCAGAATAAAAAACTGGCGACAGAAAGATTATTGCAGAAATTCAAAGAAGAAACCGTAAAGCAGTTTAAAGCTGAGTTTCAAGCACAATGGATGAACCAGTTGGAGGTTCAGCGCGGAAATCCGATTCGGGTTTTTCAGGGTTCTGATTTTAAAAAACAAAAACAGGAAAAAACAAACAAGCAGGAAAGGCAAAGATTAAAAAGAGAAGATTATTTCGATCGGGAATAA
- a CDS encoding RtcB family protein, whose translation MGNKLSGKDLIKIGFPKNNSINIALGQINRYRKREKKESILTEAKEVLLYPEKFTGHGTWGKVAEGLVNPVQVRMHQLNNTRAPFSIFGENEIDEQAKYQLYDALKLPISVAGALMPDAHTGYGLPIGGVLATDNAVIPYGVGVDIGCRMSLSIFDIPASFFKGKDHQLQAILKDHTKFGMYETHTIKADHELFSRSEFQDIPLLKNLLSKAYKQLGTSGGGNHFVEFGIAKITNPLNEWKIGVGEYFAVLSHSGSRGLGANIAKHYTYLASKQCPLPKNVQHLAWLDLNTHDGQEYWLAMNLAGDYAKACHDDIHRRIAKAIGKRVVVTIENHHNFAWKETVNGKEAIVHRKGATPANVGELGIIPGSMTAPGFIVQGKGNAESLKSASHGAGRLFSRRKCKESFTQSEITKVLKANDVSLIGGNVDEAPMAYKDINTVMANQSELVDVLGTFTPKIVRMDR comes from the coding sequence ATGGGAAATAAATTATCTGGAAAAGACCTAATTAAAATAGGCTTTCCAAAAAATAACAGTATCAATATTGCCTTGGGGCAAATAAACAGATATAGAAAAAGAGAAAAAAAAGAGAGCATATTAACTGAAGCTAAAGAAGTTTTACTGTATCCTGAAAAATTTACAGGCCATGGAACCTGGGGGAAAGTAGCCGAAGGATTAGTAAATCCGGTACAAGTAAGAATGCATCAGCTGAATAATACACGAGCACCATTCTCCATATTTGGAGAAAATGAAATTGATGAACAAGCGAAGTATCAATTGTATGATGCTCTGAAATTACCAATTTCGGTAGCTGGAGCTTTAATGCCAGATGCGCATACTGGTTATGGTTTGCCAATAGGAGGGGTGCTTGCAACAGATAATGCCGTGATTCCGTATGGAGTTGGAGTTGATATTGGCTGCCGAATGAGTTTGTCAATTTTTGATATTCCAGCTTCTTTTTTCAAAGGAAAAGATCATCAGCTGCAAGCAATTTTAAAAGACCATACCAAATTTGGAATGTACGAAACCCACACAATTAAGGCTGATCATGAACTATTTAGCCGAAGTGAATTTCAAGACATCCCGCTTTTGAAAAATCTTTTGAGTAAAGCATACAAACAGCTTGGAACATCTGGTGGAGGAAATCATTTTGTTGAATTTGGAATTGCAAAAATAACCAATCCGCTTAATGAATGGAAAATTGGTGTTGGCGAATATTTTGCGGTGTTATCACACAGTGGTTCAAGAGGATTAGGAGCAAATATTGCCAAGCATTACACTTATCTGGCATCCAAGCAATGTCCTTTGCCAAAAAATGTTCAGCACTTGGCTTGGTTAGATTTAAATACACATGACGGTCAGGAATATTGGCTGGCGATGAATTTAGCCGGAGATTATGCAAAAGCCTGCCATGATGATATTCATCGCCGAATTGCAAAAGCGATTGGAAAACGAGTGGTCGTGACCATTGAAAATCATCACAATTTTGCATGGAAAGAAACAGTGAATGGGAAGGAGGCAATTGTGCATAGAAAAGGCGCAACTCCTGCCAATGTTGGAGAATTAGGGATTATTCCGGGTTCGATGACGGCCCCAGGATTTATTGTTCAAGGAAAAGGAAATGCGGAGAGTTTAAAATCTGCTTCACATGGTGCCGGACGACTTTTTTCTCGAAGAAAATGCAAAGAATCTTTTACTCAAAGTGAGATTACTAAAGTGCTTAAAGCAAATGATGTCAGCTTAATAGGAGGTAATGTTGATGAAGCTCCAATGGCGTATAAAGACATTAATACAGTAATGGCAAACCAAAGCGAGTTGGTAGATGTACTTGGTACATTCACGCCAAAAATCGTTAGAATGGATCGCTAA
- the bshC gene encoding bacillithiol biosynthesis cysteine-adding enzyme BshC — protein sequence MPTDCISYQTSGYFSKLIQDYINQKPELQSLYHRFPTLENFEEQILEKKINFNDDENSKRKTLVSVLKNQYAELTISNETLSNIELLNQPNTFTVTTGHQLNLFSGPLYFLYKIISTINLTTELKKKYPNYNFVPIYWMATEDHDFEEINYFSFKGKKFHWNRESTGPVGRLSTEGLADFLEIYALEIGSSTNAKIIKKLFEDSYIKHNNLADATRYLANALFGSQGLVILDGDHQDLKRNFIPYIKDELLHQTSFKAVTDTIEKITDYPIQVNPREINLFYIEDDLRERIILENGIYKVNHTKIEFTESEILALLESNPEKFSPNVIMRPLYQEVILPNLCYIGGGGEIAYWLELKSFFDAAKMTFPILLLRNSVLLATEKQNKKADKLNLTWSDLFSTQASLVNNITQKLSDFPIDFSEQKEVLRKQFETLLELANHTDKSFLGAVKAQEVKQTKGLENLEKRLLIAQKRKFHDELQRIIDLQNDLFPNESLQERQANFSEFYLENGEHLIPQLISQLKPLEQNFNIIIL from the coding sequence ATGCCTACAGACTGTATCAGCTATCAAACCTCAGGATATTTTTCCAAATTGATACAAGATTATATAAACCAAAAACCAGAATTACAATCTTTATACCATCGCTTTCCTACTCTCGAAAACTTTGAAGAACAAATTCTTGAGAAAAAAATTAATTTCAATGACGATGAAAATTCTAAAAGAAAGACATTAGTAAGTGTACTAAAAAATCAATATGCAGAACTAACCATTTCGAATGAAACTTTAAGCAATATTGAACTTTTAAACCAACCCAACACCTTTACTGTTACCACTGGACATCAGCTCAATTTATTCAGTGGTCCGTTGTATTTTTTATACAAAATCATTTCGACCATTAATTTGACTACCGAATTAAAAAAGAAGTATCCAAACTATAATTTCGTTCCAATCTATTGGATGGCAACGGAGGATCATGATTTTGAAGAAATTAATTATTTTAGTTTTAAAGGAAAAAAATTCCATTGGAATAGAGAAAGCACTGGTCCTGTAGGGAGATTATCTACCGAAGGTCTGGCTGATTTCCTTGAAATCTATGCCTTAGAAATTGGTTCTAGTACCAATGCTAAAATTATCAAAAAGCTTTTCGAGGATTCTTATATCAAACATAACAACTTAGCCGACGCCACGAGATATTTGGCTAACGCTCTTTTTGGCTCTCAAGGATTAGTGATTCTAGACGGGGATCATCAAGATTTAAAACGCAATTTTATTCCGTATATAAAAGACGAATTGCTTCATCAAACTTCCTTCAAGGCTGTAACTGATACTATAGAAAAAATAACAGACTATCCGATTCAGGTAAACCCTCGTGAAATTAATTTATTCTATATTGAAGATGATTTGCGTGAAAGAATTATTCTTGAAAATGGTATTTATAAAGTTAATCACACCAAAATTGAATTTACTGAATCTGAAATTTTAGCATTATTGGAAAGTAATCCTGAAAAATTCAGTCCGAACGTAATCATGCGTCCTTTGTATCAGGAAGTCATTTTACCAAACTTATGCTACATTGGCGGAGGTGGAGAAATTGCTTATTGGCTAGAGCTAAAATCTTTTTTCGATGCTGCAAAAATGACTTTCCCAATATTATTATTGAGAAATTCAGTGCTTTTGGCAACTGAAAAACAAAATAAAAAAGCCGATAAATTAAATCTAACTTGGTCTGATTTATTCTCGACACAAGCCTCTTTAGTCAATAACATTACTCAAAAACTATCCGATTTCCCAATTGATTTCTCTGAACAAAAAGAAGTCTTAAGAAAACAATTCGAAACACTTTTAGAATTGGCCAATCATACTGACAAGTCATTTTTAGGCGCTGTAAAAGCACAAGAAGTCAAGCAAACCAAAGGATTGGAAAATTTGGAAAAGCGATTGCTTATTGCCCAAAAAAGAAAATTCCATGACGAACTACAACGCATTATTGACCTGCAAAACGATTTATTTCCCAATGAAAGCTTACAGGAACGTCAAGCCAATTTCTCGGAATTTTATCTGGAAAATGGAGAACATTTGATTCCTCAACTAATAAGTCAGCTTAAACCATTGGAACAAAATTTCAATATAATTATTTTGTAA
- a CDS encoding acyltransferase family protein, with translation MTKERLISLDVFRGLTILLMTIVNNPGSWATVYPPLLHSEWHGCTPTDLVFPFFIFIMGVAISFAMPTKSYDSETFNKILTRSLRMFCLGVFFNFFGNIQLFGLEGIPLVIGRLFITALIGYALMGNFNSKLKTYLAVSIFAVYLILAYSGIEAYQNVRLPGVLQRIGIIYFIASLLYLKTTQKTQLLFAIGILLGYWAVMTLVPAPGLEITNLEKGTNLAAWVDSVVLKGHMWAVTNTWDPEGILSTIPSIATGIIGLLIGQLLNSSSLKIEKAKKMAIIGVVLICLGLAWNIVFPINKALWTSSYVVYTAGLATITLAILYYCIDIANYKKGTKLFLIWGVNPMIVFFLSEIIPQAFVMITFPNPKIPAEQINLLDYLYSFGVQPFFSNPMTASLVFALIYVALWSILLGYFYKKKMYFKV, from the coding sequence ATGACCAAAGAACGCCTTATTTCGCTAGATGTATTTAGAGGACTGACAATTTTATTAATGACTATTGTGAACAATCCCGGCAGTTGGGCAACCGTTTACCCTCCTCTCTTACACTCTGAGTGGCACGGCTGTACTCCTACTGACTTGGTTTTTCCTTTCTTTATATTCATTATGGGAGTCGCCATTTCTTTTGCAATGCCAACAAAAAGCTATGATAGTGAAACCTTCAATAAAATACTAACGCGTTCTTTACGAATGTTTTGCTTAGGTGTATTTTTTAATTTTTTTGGCAACATTCAACTCTTCGGATTAGAGGGCATTCCATTAGTCATCGGACGTTTATTTATAACCGCTCTGATAGGATATGCACTTATGGGCAATTTTAATTCCAAACTAAAAACATATTTAGCAGTTTCTATTTTTGCTGTTTATTTAATTTTAGCCTATAGCGGTATTGAAGCTTATCAAAATGTAAGGCTCCCTGGTGTATTGCAACGCATCGGGATTATCTATTTCATAGCTTCGCTTTTATATCTAAAAACTACACAAAAAACGCAATTATTGTTTGCTATTGGAATATTACTAGGTTATTGGGCCGTCATGACACTTGTTCCAGCACCTGGATTGGAAATCACAAATCTTGAAAAAGGAACCAACTTAGCCGCTTGGGTAGATAGTGTTGTTTTAAAAGGACATATGTGGGCGGTAACCAACACTTGGGATCCAGAAGGAATCCTAAGCACAATCCCATCAATTGCTACCGGAATCATAGGACTTCTTATTGGACAATTACTCAATAGTTCATCTTTAAAAATAGAAAAGGCTAAAAAAATGGCAATTATCGGAGTAGTTCTTATCTGCTTGGGATTAGCTTGGAATATTGTTTTTCCAATCAATAAAGCACTTTGGACCAGTTCTTATGTTGTGTATACTGCAGGATTAGCCACAATAACATTAGCCATTTTATACTACTGTATTGATATTGCTAATTACAAAAAGGGAACCAAATTATTCTTGATCTGGGGAGTAAACCCAATGATAGTATTCTTTCTTTCTGAAATTATTCCGCAAGCTTTTGTAATGATTACTTTCCCAAATCCAAAAATCCCTGCTGAGCAAATCAATCTCCTTGATTATTTGTATTCCTTTGGAGTTCAGCCTTTCTTTAGTAATCCCATGACAGCTTCTCTAGTATTTGCCCTCATTTATGTAGCCTTATGGTCGATTCTTTTGGGGTATTTCTACAAAAAGAAAATGTATTTTAAAGTTTAA
- a CDS encoding nucleoside-diphosphate kinase, whose translation MATNRTFTMIKPDAVQNGHIGNILAMITNGGFKIVSLKLTQLTVADAQAFYAVHAERPFYGELVEFMSRGPIVAAILEKENAVEDFRTLIGATNPAEAAEGTIRKAYATSIGENAVHGSDSDENAAIEGAFHFAGREQF comes from the coding sequence ATGGCTACTAATAGAACTTTTACAATGATTAAGCCTGATGCTGTACAAAACGGACACATCGGAAACATATTAGCAATGATTACAAACGGTGGTTTCAAAATCGTTTCTTTGAAATTAACTCAATTAACAGTTGCAGATGCTCAAGCATTCTACGCTGTTCACGCTGAAAGACCTTTCTACGGAGAATTAGTAGAATTCATGTCTCGTGGTCCAATCGTTGCTGCAATTTTAGAAAAAGAAAACGCTGTTGAAGATTTCAGAACTTTAATTGGTGCTACAAACCCAGCTGAAGCTGCTGAAGGAACTATCCGTAAAGCATACGCAACTTCTATCGGAGAAAACGCAGTACACGGTTCTGATAGCGACGAAAATGCTGCTATCGAAGGTGCTTTCCACTTCGCAGGAAGAGAGCAATTCTAA
- a CDS encoding DUF721 domain-containing protein, with translation MAKRLNNQSTVGDVLKQIIEVNKLQPGMDQIDVKDAWRNLMGNGVNSYTNNVVLKGSTLYVELTSAVLREELSHGKSKIVAMINEELRRDVVRDVVLR, from the coding sequence ATGGCAAAAAGACTAAATAATCAAAGTACGGTGGGGGATGTTTTGAAACAAATTATCGAAGTTAATAAATTACAACCCGGGATGGATCAGATTGATGTAAAGGATGCTTGGCGAAATTTGATGGGAAATGGCGTGAATAGTTACACTAATAATGTTGTTTTAAAAGGCTCTACGCTTTATGTAGAGTTAACCTCTGCGGTATTGCGTGAAGAGTTAAGCCATGGTAAATCCAAAATCGTAGCAATGATTAATGAGGAATTGCGTCGTGATGTGGTTCGTGATGTGGTTCTTAGATAG